The following proteins are encoded in a genomic region of Xenopus laevis strain J_2021 chromosome 3L, Xenopus_laevis_v10.1, whole genome shotgun sequence:
- the LOC108710315 gene encoding protein spinster homolog 1, producing MPLKYTKYTKDHTEAQMYGSSSRFKNIFRIFTLLFNLFNSFQRSKNSQQSPKEPDIESNAIHEEINYEQKEEKKTPRQISYQRAVLMVALYAYLNFVDFVDQFIFMAVLPIIIKDFHAVDITAEFITLAFLCTKVILSPSLSYATSRYNQKMVMCIGLFFYSSFSFGCTFIPKQGFWLFLLARLFVASMAECCFSAAPIVFVDIFYPDQRTRVLGFYTCIKTVCCILACLFGIPVIDLASSHWRYALWTTPGLGLFGLALAIIIMKNPQRGGMDEEENENEEDKLQCSCFSGLKELLTNCSFLTSTAGALCYACVYGAKNSWVSGLIEQAQKVLPIQSHCLTTGCNYDNLIYGIIRCAADLMGLIIGMELSKRYKKGNPAVDAVLCGIGLIVCAPFFMLFIFFPEINMPIAHVSIISLFFVQVDLQVIIHIDFFCYECSAIYEKFVYFNCECFYFTRFSLPSLEYVKLYAKSRCST from the exons TATTTTCAGAATCTTTACTCTACTATTCAACTTATTCAACTCATTTCAACGTTCCAAGAACTCACAACAAAGTCCAAAAGAGCCAGACATAGAGAGCAATGCAATACATGAAGAGATTAATTATGAGCAGAAGGAAGAGAAGAAGACTCCCCGTCAGATCTCCTATCAACGTGCCGTGTTGATGGTCGCATTATATGCCTACCTGAACTTTGTAGACTTTGTGGACCAGTTTATATTCATGG CTGTTCTACCTATTATTATAAAAGACTTTCATGCCGTGGACATCACAGCAGAATTCATAACTTTAG CGTTTCTCTGCACCAAAGTGATCCTTTCACCATCTTTAAGCTATGCCACATCTCGCTATAATCAGAAGATGGTAATGTGCATTGGACTATTCTTCTATTCCTCGTTCTCCTTCGGATGCACATTTATTCCCAAGCAG GGGTTCTGGCTGTTCCTGCTTGCACGACTGTTTGTGGCTTCAATGGCGGAATGCTGCTTCAGCGCAGCTCCTATAGTGTTTGTCGATATTTTTTATCCTGACCAGAGAACTCGGGTGCTAGGATTTTACACTTGCATTAAGACAGTTTGCTG TATCCTTGCTTGCCTCTTTGGAATACCAGTAATCGACTTGGCATCTTCACACTGGCGTTATGCACTATGG ACAACCCCTGGACTTGGCCTATTTGGTTTGGCGCTGGCAATAATAATTATGAAGAATCCTCAACGAGGAGGCATGGACGAAGAAGAGAATGAAAATGAAGAAGATAAATTACAATGTTCCTGCTTTTCTGGCCTGAAAGAACTGCTTACCAA TTGTAGCTTTCTCACCTCCACAGCTGGCGCTCTATGCTATGCTTGTGTGTATGGTGCAAAGAATAGCTGGGTCTCCGGATTAATTGAACAAGCCCAGAAAGTGCTGCCTATTCAGTCACATTGTTTGACCACAGGCTGCAACTATGATAA CCTGATCTACGGAATCATCAGATGTGCAGCTGATCTAATGGGACTTATTATCGGCATGGAATTGAGCAAGCGTTACAAGAAGGGGAATCCTGCTGTGGATGCAGTATTGTGTGGGATAGGGCTCATCGTCTGTGCCCCCTTCTTCATGCTCTTTATATTCTTCCCAGAGATAAACATGCCCATTGCTCATGTGAGTATTATCAGTCTGTTCTTTGTGCAGGTAGATTTACAGGTGATAATTCACATAGATTTCTTCTGTTATGAATGTTCTGCTATTTATGagaaatttgtttattttaattgtgAATGTTTCTATTTTACCAGGTTTTCATTGCCATCTCTGGAGTATGTCAAGCTATATGCCAAGTCCCGATGCTCAACATGA